The Chryseobacterium geocarposphaerae genome window below encodes:
- a CDS encoding DUF4241 domain-containing protein — protein MTHLENIQKLFSKNFVESPLLESFEVGKIYLSSGKLVSCDPLITNDMQPFSTEFPKGDFSVLLHKERESNCVAYAEIIFSGSEIAEWKMATTVGQNVKDLAEGEVFGYPVESGMGCFMDVDTQNSLNELEQKLYKSKGVDFMGIYEEFFHEYFFDENGAIDQYAFLKPSEEHPGTIFAFETGYGEGFYASYIAYNKNGEPVKIVTEFIEVLVS, from the coding sequence ATGACACACCTAGAAAATATACAGAAATTATTCTCTAAAAACTTCGTGGAAAGTCCGTTACTGGAAAGCTTCGAGGTTGGGAAGATCTACCTTTCGAGCGGAAAGCTTGTGTCTTGTGATCCTCTGATTACAAATGATATGCAGCCTTTCTCAACAGAATTTCCAAAAGGGGACTTTTCTGTCTTGTTGCATAAAGAAAGAGAAAGTAATTGTGTAGCCTATGCTGAAATTATTTTCAGTGGTTCAGAGATTGCTGAATGGAAAATGGCGACAACAGTCGGACAAAATGTGAAAGATTTAGCTGAAGGAGAAGTTTTTGGATATCCTGTAGAAAGCGGAATGGGCTGTTTTATGGATGTTGATACCCAAAACAGCCTTAATGAGCTCGAACAAAAATTGTACAAAAGCAAAGGAGTAGACTTCATGGGAATTTATGAAGAGTTTTTCCATGAATATTTCTTTGATGAAAACGGTGCGATCGATCAGTATGCATTTCTGAAGCCTTCAGAAGAACATCCGGGGACTATTTTTGCTTTTGAAACCGGCTATGGAGAAGGATTTTATGCGAGCTACATAGCTTACAACAAAAATGGTGAACCGGTGAAAATTGTAACCGAGTTTATAGAAGTACTTGTGAGTTAA
- a CDS encoding ribonucleoside-diphosphate reductase subunit alpha, with amino-acid sequence MKTMEEQNANIWWLNEESEQMLNRGYLLKGETVEGAIDRITTAAAKRLYKPELQPAFKEMITKGWISFSSPVWANMGTQRGLPISCFNVHIPDSIEGITHKMGEVIMQTKIGGGTSGYFGELRNRGTAVTDNGKSSGAVSFMKLFDTAMDVVSQGGVRRGAFAAYLDIDHGDIEEFLSIKDIGSPIQNLFTGICVPDYWMQDMIDGDMEKRKIWARVLESRQQKGLPYIFFTDNVNRNKPQVYKDLGLPVNASNLCSEIMLPSSMEESFICCLSSMNLELYDEWKDTDAVKLAIYFLDAVLSEFIDKTEGNYYLQGARNFAMRHRALGLGVLGYHSYLQKNMIPFESFEATQFNARAFRHIKEQAEQASRELANIYGEPELLKGYGLRNTTTMAIAPTTSSSAILGQTSPGIEPFASNYYKAGLAKGNFMRKNKYLARLLEEKGLDNEETWRTIMLNHGSVQHLKELTDEEKAVFKTFKEISPMEIISQAAQRQQYIDQAQSLNLQIPSTMPVKDVNYLYIEAWKKGVKTLYYQRSSSVSKELMVNFVTCSACEA; translated from the coding sequence ATAAAGACTATGGAAGAACAAAACGCAAATATATGGTGGCTCAATGAAGAGTCTGAGCAAATGCTAAACAGAGGCTATTTGCTGAAAGGTGAAACTGTGGAAGGGGCCATCGACAGAATTACTACTGCTGCTGCAAAAAGATTATATAAGCCTGAACTTCAGCCGGCATTCAAAGAAATGATCACAAAAGGATGGATCAGCTTCTCTTCACCGGTTTGGGCCAATATGGGAACACAGAGAGGTCTTCCTATTTCGTGTTTTAACGTTCACATCCCGGACAGCATTGAAGGAATCACGCATAAAATGGGTGAAGTAATCATGCAGACAAAAATCGGAGGCGGAACTTCAGGATACTTCGGAGAACTTCGTAACAGAGGAACTGCCGTAACAGATAACGGAAAATCTTCAGGAGCGGTTTCTTTCATGAAATTGTTTGATACAGCAATGGACGTTGTTTCTCAGGGAGGTGTAAGAAGAGGCGCTTTTGCAGCTTATCTTGATATTGACCACGGAGATATTGAAGAATTTCTATCCATTAAAGACATCGGAAGCCCAATCCAGAACCTGTTTACAGGAATTTGTGTTCCTGATTACTGGATGCAGGATATGATCGATGGAGACATGGAAAAACGTAAAATCTGGGCAAGAGTGTTGGAAAGCCGTCAACAAAAAGGACTTCCTTACATCTTCTTCACCGATAACGTGAACAGAAATAAACCACAGGTCTATAAAGACTTAGGATTACCTGTAAATGCAAGTAACCTTTGCTCTGAAATCATGCTTCCTTCTTCTATGGAGGAGTCTTTCATCTGCTGTTTATCATCCATGAACTTAGAATTGTATGATGAGTGGAAAGACACAGATGCAGTAAAATTGGCCATCTATTTCCTTGATGCGGTTTTATCAGAATTTATCGACAAAACAGAAGGTAATTATTATCTTCAGGGAGCAAGAAACTTCGCAATGCGTCACAGAGCACTTGGATTGGGAGTTTTAGGATACCATTCTTACCTACAGAAAAATATGATTCCGTTTGAAAGTTTTGAGGCAACTCAGTTCAACGCAAGAGCTTTCAGACATATTAAAGAACAGGCTGAACAGGCATCAAGAGAATTGGCGAACATCTACGGAGAGCCGGAATTACTGAAAGGTTACGGATTGAGAAATACCACAACCATGGCGATTGCTCCTACCACTTCAAGTTCTGCGATCTTAGGACAAACTTCTCCGGGAATTGAGCCGTTTGCTTCCAACTATTATAAAGCGGGGCTTGCTAAAGGAAACTTTATGCGTAAGAATAAGTATTTAGCAAGATTACTGGAAGAGAAAGGTCTTGACAACGAAGAAACATGGAGAACCATCATGTTGAATCACGGATCTGTTCAGCATTTGAAAGAATTGACCGACGAAGAAAAAGCTGTATTTAAAACCTTTAAAGAAATCTCTCCAATGGAGATCATTTCTCAGGCTGCACAGAGACAGCAATATATTGACCAGGCTCAATCATTGAACTTACAGATTCCTTCCACCATGCCTGTAAAAGATGTAAACTACCTTTACATCGAAGCATGGAAAAAAGGAGTGAAAACATTATACTATCAAAGAAGTTCTTCAGTTTCTAAAGAACTGATGGTAAACTTTGTTACCTGCTCAGCTTGTGAAGCATAG
- a CDS encoding HD domain-containing protein: MNNLIGNTIKFVKEKLEGAEAGHDWFHIERVWKLSRKIAEKEVCNIDVVELSALLHDIADPKFHNGDETLALKISREFLESENASEDIIEQVLFVIKNISFKNRGDAPKNLPIELKIVQDADRIDAIGAIGIGRTFNFGGFKNNPMYDPNIKPSLNMSKEEYKKSNGTTINHFYEKLLLLKDLMNTSEGKKIAEERHEFMLNFLDQFYKEWNVD, from the coding sequence ATGAATAATTTAATTGGAAACACGATAAAATTTGTAAAAGAAAAATTAGAAGGAGCGGAAGCGGGGCATGACTGGTTTCATATCGAAAGAGTGTGGAAGCTTTCCAGGAAAATTGCAGAAAAGGAGGTGTGTAATATTGATGTGGTAGAACTTTCCGCGTTGCTGCATGATATTGCAGATCCTAAGTTTCATAACGGAGATGAAACGTTAGCTTTAAAAATTTCCCGTGAGTTTTTAGAAAGCGAAAATGCTTCCGAAGATATTATTGAACAGGTTTTATTTGTGATCAAAAATATTTCATTTAAAAACAGGGGAGATGCACCTAAAAATCTTCCGATTGAGCTTAAAATAGTTCAGGATGCTGACAGAATTGATGCGATCGGTGCAATTGGAATAGGCAGAACGTTTAATTTCGGAGGTTTTAAAAATAATCCGATGTATGATCCGAATATTAAGCCTAGCCTGAATATGTCTAAAGAAGAATATAAGAAGTCTAATGGCACAACGATTAATCATTTCTACGAAAAGCTTCTTTTGCTGAAAGACCTGATGAATACTTCTGAAGGAAAAAAAATAGCAGAGGAAAGACATGAGTTTATGCTGAATTTTCTGGATCAGTTTTATAAAGAATGGAATGTTGATTAG
- a CDS encoding helix-turn-helix transcriptional regulator, with protein MKNTIKIERAVKNITQEDLAKIIGVSRQTINAMEAGKYIPSTVLALKIARYFEKNVENIFLLEDND; from the coding sequence ATGAAAAATACGATTAAAATAGAAAGAGCGGTAAAAAATATTACTCAGGAAGACCTTGCAAAAATAATAGGTGTCTCAAGGCAGACCATCAATGCAATGGAAGCAGGAAAATATATTCCTTCTACAGTTTTAGCCTTAAAAATTGCAAGATATTTCGAAAAAAATGTGGAAAATATCTTTTTACTTGAAGATAATGATTGA
- a CDS encoding alpha/beta hydrolase family protein has protein sequence MEKIILKTEDNVDLVVHIFIPKRSNHRVLLINSATGVKQQIYFSFAHFFAEHGFTVITYDYAGIGLSKPLKMKNFKASMRTWGTKDFKTLTHYIQENFPTYKKYCLGHSVGALILGMNRDTKIFDEFVFVGTQNAFVGNLRWRTKVEAFLGFGVAQPLFTELFGYFPANWFGLGESLPKNCAYDWRTLILNRKSTNRLLDQIEDYSKRLTQKVFVIRAEDDVWLTEKGVKSLLEETYPNLKPTYRIVKISESEKGEIGHINFFRSYNRKLWDIILEELVNE, from the coding sequence ATGGAAAAAATTATTCTTAAAACTGAAGATAATGTAGATCTGGTAGTTCATATTTTTATTCCCAAAAGAAGTAATCATAGAGTTTTGCTGATTAATTCTGCAACAGGAGTAAAGCAGCAGATCTATTTTTCATTTGCTCACTTTTTCGCAGAACATGGGTTTACGGTCATTACCTATGATTATGCAGGAATTGGTCTCTCAAAACCTTTAAAGATGAAGAATTTTAAAGCTTCCATGAGAACTTGGGGGACAAAGGATTTTAAAACACTTACCCATTATATACAGGAGAATTTCCCGACCTATAAAAAATATTGTTTAGGACATTCTGTTGGTGCATTGATTTTAGGAATGAACCGGGATACTAAGATATTTGATGAATTTGTTTTTGTAGGAACTCAGAATGCTTTTGTAGGGAATTTAAGATGGCGAACAAAGGTAGAGGCTTTTTTGGGATTTGGTGTGGCGCAACCACTATTTACGGAGCTTTTTGGCTATTTTCCAGCAAATTGGTTTGGCTTGGGAGAAAGTCTTCCAAAAAATTGCGCTTATGACTGGAGAACCTTAATTTTGAACAGGAAATCTACCAACCGGTTGTTGGATCAAATAGAGGACTATTCTAAAAGATTAACTCAAAAAGTATTTGTGATCCGTGCAGAAGACGATGTATGGCTTACCGAAAAAGGTGTAAAAAGTTTATTGGAAGAAACTTATCCGAATCTAAAGCCAACCTATAGAATCGTAAAAATCTCTGAATCGGAAAAAGGAGAAATTGGGCACATTAATTTTTTTAGAAGCTATAATAGGAAACTTTGGGACATTATTTTAGAAGAATTGGTAAATGAATAA
- a CDS encoding ribonucleotide-diphosphate reductase subunit beta: MGIFDKRVSYKPFEYPEVLQFVEAINKSFWVHSEVDFTADVQDFHSQLEPHEKHAVKNALLAIAQIEVSVKTFWGNLYNHLPKPELNGLGATFAECEFRHSEAYSRLLEVLGYNEEFSNVVEIPAVKKRIDFLSNVLKHANSATPKEYVSSLLLFSILIENVSLFSQFAIILSFTRFKGYMKNVSNIIAWTSVDEQIHANAGIYLINKIREEQPGLLTDSDIEDIYTLVDQSVELEGEILDWIFELGELSVFSKEDLLNFMKYRVDDSLKKINMNTKYNVSPEQYRPMVWFEEEVFANSMDDFFAKRPVDYTKHDKSITANDLF; this comes from the coding sequence ATGGGAATTTTTGATAAAAGAGTAAGTTATAAACCATTTGAATATCCGGAGGTTCTTCAATTCGTAGAAGCGATCAACAAATCGTTTTGGGTGCATTCGGAAGTAGACTTTACTGCAGATGTTCAGGATTTTCATTCACAACTTGAACCTCATGAAAAACATGCAGTAAAAAATGCATTGCTGGCCATTGCACAGATCGAGGTATCAGTAAAGACATTCTGGGGAAATCTGTACAATCATCTACCAAAGCCTGAACTAAATGGCTTGGGAGCGACTTTTGCAGAATGTGAATTCCGACATTCAGAAGCGTATTCAAGACTTTTGGAAGTTTTAGGGTATAATGAAGAATTTTCAAACGTGGTAGAAATTCCAGCTGTAAAAAAGAGAATTGATTTCTTATCGAATGTTTTGAAACACGCCAATTCTGCAACGCCTAAAGAATATGTGTCTTCTCTTTTATTATTCAGTATTCTGATTGAAAACGTTTCGCTTTTCTCTCAGTTTGCTATTATCCTTTCTTTCACAAGATTTAAAGGATATATGAAAAACGTTTCCAATATCATTGCCTGGACTTCCGTTGACGAGCAGATTCACGCGAATGCAGGAATTTACTTAATCAATAAAATCCGTGAAGAGCAACCTGGTTTATTAACCGATTCAGATATCGAAGACATCTATACTTTGGTTGATCAGTCTGTAGAACTGGAAGGTGAAATCCTTGACTGGATTTTTGAATTGGGCGAGTTAAGCGTTTTTTCAAAAGAAGATCTTCTAAACTTCATGAAATATCGTGTTGACGACAGTTTAAAGAAAATCAACATGAATACAAAATACAACGTTTCTCCGGAACAATACAGACCGATGGTTTGGTTCGAAGAAGAAGTATTCGCTAACTCTATGGATGATTTCTTTGCAAAAAGACCGGTAGATTACACGAAGCACGATAAGAGTATTACTGCAAACGATCTTTTCTAA
- a CDS encoding ABC transporter permease, with translation MFDLDRWQEIFSSIRSNVLRTVLSGFTVALGLFIFIVLFGIGTGLQNAFTQGFARDAQNLISIVTGKTTIAYKGLQSDRTVTMNNSDYDFLVNVDKEKVGSSTPRYTANLLVKYGKESGNYQINGAEPEEKIIENRKMLDGRYLTPTDLERKQNVAVIGRMVQRDLIKNGSPIGKELNINGTMFKVVGVFSDDGGDWDERHITVPITTLQQMKKGSDTVSINYIAYNDKLSPQEAIKYGDELKERLKARKNVSPNDENGVRVWNNAQNMNDTFTFMAVLTAIVGFIGMGTLLAGIIGISNIMVYIVKERTKEIGVRKAIGAKPRSIVALIVQESVVITVVSGFVGVGLGVLALNLIGNNLEEYFIKSPSVGWGTIVMAFIALVFSGLIAGFVPAYRASRIKPIEALRTE, from the coding sequence ATGTTCGACCTAGATCGTTGGCAGGAAATATTCAGTTCGATTCGCAGTAATGTATTGCGAACGGTGCTTTCCGGTTTTACCGTGGCTTTAGGGTTATTTATTTTTATTGTGCTTTTCGGAATTGGGACAGGGCTTCAGAATGCTTTCACACAAGGCTTTGCGAGAGATGCTCAGAATTTGATTTCGATTGTTACAGGAAAAACAACCATTGCCTATAAAGGGCTTCAATCTGACAGGACTGTCACGATGAATAATTCTGACTACGATTTCCTGGTAAATGTAGATAAAGAAAAAGTAGGAAGCTCTACACCCAGGTATACCGCAAACCTATTAGTAAAGTATGGTAAAGAAAGTGGGAATTATCAAATTAACGGAGCAGAACCTGAAGAGAAAATCATCGAAAATCGGAAAATGCTGGACGGTCGTTATCTGACACCAACAGATTTGGAAAGAAAGCAAAATGTTGCGGTAATTGGAAGAATGGTGCAAAGGGATTTAATTAAAAACGGAAGTCCGATTGGAAAAGAATTAAATATAAACGGTACGATGTTTAAAGTTGTAGGCGTTTTTTCCGATGACGGTGGTGACTGGGATGAAAGGCATATTACAGTTCCTATCACGACATTGCAGCAAATGAAAAAAGGTTCTGATACGGTTAGTATAAATTATATCGCTTATAATGATAAATTAAGTCCGCAGGAAGCTATAAAATATGGTGACGAATTAAAAGAAAGATTAAAAGCCAGAAAAAATGTTTCTCCTAACGACGAAAATGGTGTGAGAGTCTGGAATAATGCTCAAAACATGAACGATACGTTTACCTTCATGGCGGTTCTTACGGCAATTGTAGGATTTATAGGTATGGGAACATTGTTGGCGGGGATTATCGGAATCAGTAACATTATGGTTTATATCGTGAAAGAAAGAACTAAAGAAATCGGAGTTCGAAAGGCTATTGGTGCAAAACCGAGAAGTATTGTTGCTTTAATCGTTCAGGAAAGTGTTGTGATAACAGTAGTTTCAGGCTTTGTAGGAGTAGGATTGGGTGTTTTAGCTTTAAATTTAATCGGAAATAATCTTGAAGAATATTTTATTAAAAGTCCGAGTGTAGGATGGGGAACGATTGTTATGGCATTCATCGCG
- a CDS encoding ABC transporter ATP-binding protein, with protein MLVIQNLHKSYDTGKSKLHVLKGINLNIDEGEFVSIMGSSGSGKSTLLNIIGILDEKDSGTYELDGVPIEHLSEVKAAEYRSKFLGFIFQSFNLIGYKTALDNVALPLYYQNVSRKERNQKAMEYLEKVGLAQWANHLPNELSGGQKQRVAIARALITNPKVVLADEPTGALDSKTTHDIMKLLQDINNEGKTIIVVTHEPDVAAQTKRNVILRDGIIESDEFIKQVVL; from the coding sequence ATGTTAGTAATTCAGAATTTACATAAATCATACGATACAGGTAAGAGTAAACTGCACGTTCTCAAGGGGATCAATCTGAATATTGATGAAGGAGAATTTGTTTCTATCATGGGAAGCTCGGGTTCGGGAAAGTCTACTCTTCTTAATATTATTGGTATTTTGGACGAAAAAGATTCGGGAACTTATGAACTGGATGGTGTTCCTATTGAACACCTGTCTGAAGTGAAAGCTGCAGAATACAGAAGTAAGTTTTTAGGATTTATTTTTCAGTCTTTTAATCTGATCGGCTATAAAACTGCATTGGATAATGTGGCACTTCCTTTATACTATCAGAATGTATCGAGAAAAGAGAGAAATCAGAAAGCTATGGAATATTTGGAGAAAGTAGGTTTGGCTCAATGGGCAAATCATCTTCCGAATGAGCTTTCCGGAGGACAAAAGCAAAGAGTTGCTATTGCGAGAGCTTTAATCACAAATCCAAAAGTCGTTTTGGCGGATGAACCCACTGGAGCTTTAGATTCTAAAACGACGCACGATATTATGAAACTTCTTCAGGATATTAATAATGAGGGAAAAACAATCATTGTTGTAACGCACGAACCTGATGTAGCTGCGCAGACGAAGAGAAATGTTATTCTGCGTGACGGGATCATAGAAAGTGATGAGTTTATAAAGCAAGTTGTTTTATAG
- a CDS encoding DUF72 domain-containing protein: MKFGQVEDPSKIDFTLPKDHPRTKDILKQNKKGLENISIGCAKWNKTDLKGFYPKGTKDELSYYSTQFNSIELNATFYGMPTPEQVETWKEKTPADFKFFPKITNTVSHFRRLLNVDDVVTQFASAVLNFDEKLGMVFLQLHDNFKPKDYERLEKFVNNWPQEVPLAIELRNTDWFSDEEILNKTCDLFEKNNITNIIVDTAGRRDMLHMRLTTPNAFIRYVGANAESDYERLDDWLKHLTEWKKEGLQNLYFFVHQNIEKASPLLSAYFIKKMNEEWKTELKVPQMATESMQTLF, translated from the coding sequence ATGAAATTCGGACAAGTAGAAGACCCCTCAAAAATAGATTTCACTTTACCAAAAGATCACCCCAGAACGAAAGACATTTTGAAGCAAAATAAAAAAGGGCTTGAAAACATCTCAATCGGTTGTGCTAAATGGAACAAAACCGATCTTAAAGGATTTTATCCCAAGGGAACTAAAGACGAGCTTTCTTACTATTCTACGCAATTCAATTCTATTGAGCTGAATGCTACTTTCTACGGAATGCCCACTCCGGAACAGGTAGAAACCTGGAAAGAAAAAACACCGGCAGATTTTAAGTTTTTCCCTAAAATCACCAATACAGTTTCTCACTTTAGAAGATTATTAAATGTTGATGATGTGGTGACACAATTTGCTTCAGCTGTACTGAATTTTGATGAAAAATTGGGAATGGTTTTTCTACAGCTTCATGACAATTTTAAACCAAAAGATTATGAAAGACTGGAAAAATTCGTGAATAACTGGCCACAAGAAGTTCCGTTAGCCATAGAATTAAGAAATACAGACTGGTTCAGTGATGAGGAAATTCTGAATAAGACCTGTGACCTTTTTGAGAAAAATAACATAACCAATATCATTGTAGACACAGCCGGAAGAAGAGATATGCTTCACATGAGACTTACTACTCCTAATGCTTTTATCAGATATGTGGGCGCAAATGCAGAGAGCGATTATGAAAGATTGGACGACTGGTTGAAACACCTTACAGAATGGAAAAAAGAAGGACTCCAAAATCTTTATTTCTTCGTCCATCAAAATATTGAAAAAGCCTCTCCTCTTTTATCAGCTTATTTTATCAAAAAAATGAATGAAGAATGGAAAACCGAGCTTAAAGTACCTCAAATGGCTACCGAAAGCATGCAAACTTTATTTTAA